The genomic stretch CCTTCGTAAAGCTCTTGCTGAGTAATAAGTTTTAGTTCGTATGCTTTACAAAATAAATAAAATTGCGGTGCTGTTAAATTTATATTTTCTCTCAATCCTGTTAACTGTGCCCATCTGCTGAGATACCACTTCTTTATGTACTGCTGATCTGTAAGACCTTTATATGGGATAGCATCTAAAAATACATTGAAGAAACCAAGCTGCTGCCACCCATTTCCTCTGTAGCTGTAATAATAATCATTGTCTTTAGACTTATAGCTAATCACCTCTTCAGGAAGGTTCGCAAATAAAGTACTACAAGCGTCAATTAAAAAATCAGCCTTCTCTAGAAATGAAAACTTATATTGTAGAATCTCAAGAATTTTCATCACCGGGTTATCCCAATAATAACCATTTTTCAGTGGATTAGGGATAAAATCTTTATGATAGAATACATAATTTTCTAAAAATTCTCTGAATTTCTTACGATCGCAATGCTCTATAAATGTCAATAAAAATAAGTCTTGAGGATACAAGCCGGAATCTTTGAACCATTTTTCCCACACTTCATGCAGAGGATAATTTTCAGTAATCTGTTCAGAAGAAAATCCTTCCGTATTATATTTTAAAGCTCTGAAGCTATTCCCTAATAATACTGTTTCTGAAGATCCATCCCATCCTTCAGCTTCATACTCATAATCTTTATGTTTTAAGTAGAGCTGATTCAGCTTTTTGAGCTCATCCTTTATATATTCAACAGATCGGGTAAATCCGTATTTATTTTTCTTAACCGATTGGGCATATAATGATTGGGAATCTACAGTTGGTAATGTAAATGTTGAGATTGCTTCAGGATCATAAAAACCGTATCCATTCTCCTCAGATAATATGGATTGCCCTTCTGAAGGATTGATTTGCTCAAGCAGCCCTTTCTCTCTTTCTGAAATTTTAGTTCTTTCCGCATATTGCTGAGTCCAGATCGTAATCTGAGAAGATCCTCTTTTTTCTTTCTGGAGCTGAAGCATCACGTCTAATGATGCAGCACGTTGCTCCAGGCCACCTTTGCTGATTAACTCATCAACCAATGGGACAATAACACGATCTTCCTGGGCTACAACCAATTCTATAAGCTTTTTACGAAGTACACCGCCCTTCCTTTTAAAAAGATCAAAGAAATTCATAATTCCCTCTTTGTTTAAAGGATTTTGCATCAATACATTGATTCCTGAAGCGATTAATGCTTCTCCTCTGTCTTTTAAGATTTTAAAAGCAAATTCTTTTTGGAAAGGCGTCACCTCCTTTTTCTTTTTTCCTAATCCATAAGAAAGGGAATAACAGTAAAACTCTCCTAAAATATTTCGGGTTAATAACTCTCGTAATGACAGATCAAAATGATCAAAGTAAGACAAAACCATATCAAGTTTTTGGCTGTCTGTTCCTACCAGATAGAACATAGAAGCATACAAATCACTTTTTTTGAAAACAGCATTGAGCCAGGAGAATATTTTCCCTTCAAACTTCTTCTCTTTTACTTCAATTGTTAAAGTCAATGCATGCAGTTTTTCGAAAAACTCCGGATAATCCGGATTATTAATATAAAATTTAGAATCCGTATTAGCGCTTAATAATATAGACATTGCATATCCCATAAAGGCTAATACCTGGATATTACCATCCTGGACCGCTTTATAATACAAAGGCATCTGAATGTACGGATCTGCTGTTTCTATCGCAAACTTAATCGCCAGACATTTTTTTTCTACATCTCCTTCATCAAACAACTGATGCAGATAAGGAACAGTTTTCTCAACATCCCAAACTCCCTGCACCCAAAGTGCCATATAAACTTCGGTATTGTTCTTACTTTTTATGGCCTTAGGAATCGCCTCAGGATTCTTAAAGTAATAATCCGCCATTGACAGAACATTTTTCACTACAGATTCCTTTTCTGCTTCCCAGCCTAAACCGGTCCAGGTATCTATAGCTCTTACAACGGATGAGAAGCGGGTCAGTTTTTGCTCAATAATTACATTCGTCATGTATTCCAAAGCACCGATACTCGTTTCATCCAAAGCCTCCAGAATCGTCTGACGTAAACCTTCCTGCCGCTGGGCTGCCAGTAAAAGTTTTTCCACCAATTCCCAACATTTTTTTTGCTCACTATTGAGTAAAGCCTTAATAATATTCAGGGAAACCTTACCTTCAGGATGTTTATTGAAAATAATATCTTCAATCAGTTGATAGATCATTGTATTTCCGGCATCCATCGCTGCTGACCAGATATAAAAACGACTTGAATTATGTATTAATTCATGATCATAGATAATTTGCTCTTCCAGTGACAGATCAAAATTCTGATCTCCGTTATACGAGTAAATGTATGGAAATATCATTAATTCCCTGATGAGATTAACCTGATTGAGAAATATATAATGTTCATTATGAGGAGCCCGGAATGAGCGTCTGGAATAATTAGTCTGATACATTTTGTATGGCATTTTACCCCATGCATATTTCACCAGTTCTGCATTCTCTCCGAAAAGATAAATCAATAAATCGAAATAATCCTGATCTTCCCAAATATCAGGCTTGAAATATTCTTTGAGTTTTTCAGCATCTTTAGAACCTAAATTGACTCTTTCAAAATAATTTGGTTTTCCTTTCAGCAGCTTCCCTAGTTCTGCCACTTCTTTTTTAAGAATTGGCCTGTCTGGAAAAAGCGAAGAAGGAACTTTCTGCTCCGAGTGTTCCAATAGGTCTTTTCGCTGCTTTTCATAAAAGTTTTTAACAAGTTTTTTCGATTCTAATTTTTTTGTGATTTCCATGTATGTTATTTTGTTGATGTCATTGGATTACCAGTAGCTTCCTGCAAGAAAGGTTAGCCTGATAAAAGTAAATGTATGTTTTAAGCTAAGATCTATAGTTTGATTAAGATGTTCAAGCTGATCATCGTTATAGAATACAGCAAATATACCGTCTTCAAAAGCCTGAATAACATTTTCCTGAGCTTTTTGTACATCTGCTTTTTTAAGATTATAAATACTTCCAAAACCTACTTTACCCGTGTCTGTAAGAATATTCAGATAATGGTCTGTTGGAACTTTAGCATCATTTTTATCTTCAGGCTCAAAGGATTGAGCATTAAATTCTAATACTTGCTGCTGAACGATTAGCTTTAGTAAATTTTCTAATAAGATATTGGAATCTTCATAATCGATTCCTATTATTTGTTCCGAAAGAACAGGATATTTCCTTCCCAACTGCTTTACAGTAACTTTTATTTCCATATTTGAACTTAGTGCGTTTAAATATAGTGAAATTCTACCCCTGTTATTGCATGAAAATAAGGTTTCATGACGAATATCAAGGATTACCCGTGAAAAATAAATAACTATGGAGAATCAGGTTTCGTGAGTAGATTCTAAACTCTAATAATAACGAGAATTTATTACTTATTGCTCATTATATATTACTCATTACTTATGAATCAGCCCGATAGAAACAGTTATCCCACAATAAGCGATGCCATTTTTAGGCACTGACGTAAGGAGTATGAGTGGATAGCGGGAAAAAGCTTATGAAAAAAAGATAAAAAATGGATATTATTTCACCATCAGAATGGGTATAAAATAAAAAAGTACACTTTTTGAAAGTGTACTTTCTTTGGGTGAATGATGGGTCTCGAACCCACGACCTTCGGAACCACAATCCGACGCTCTAACCAACTGAGCTACAATCACCGTTTTCTGAGTGCAAATATAGGACAATTTTCTCAACTACCAAACAATTCCATCAAAATTTTTCAAAGAAATTAATCTTTCTGACGTAAAGCCCTCAGCGTAAGCAACTCCCGATAATCTTCCTAAATCCTGTGCTCGGTAAGTTAAGCTCTCATAAAAGTCTTTTGTGGTAATTGGAGTTTCAGGTTCCGTAGAAGTTGGATCATAAAACTGAGTTTTATATGCCATACATGAAGCAATCTTCTTATCCAGAAATTCTGAAATGTCTATAACAAACTCCGGTTTGATATCCTTCCATTGAATATAGTGAAAAACATGCTTAGGCCTCCACACTTCCTGGGCTTCCCCATCCATTACGGTCTCAATTTTTCTCAACCCAGACAAAAAGCACGCATCCGATACTAATTTCGCTCCTTTTGCATGATCCGGATGTCTATCATCAATTGCATTGGCTAAGACGATTTCTGGCTGGTATTTGCGAATCATTTTTACGATCCTCATTTGGTATTCTTCGGAATTCACCAAAAAACCATCTTTCATTCCAAGGTTTTCTCTTGCAGAAAGACCAAGAATTTTAGCAGCCTCTGCTGCTTCGGCTTTTCTTGTTTCATCTGTACCTCTTGTTCCCAATTCTCCTCTTGTAAGATCTATTACGACACATTTTTTTCCTTCAGAGACCATTTTGGCAATAGTTCCTCCACATCCCAGTTCTACATCATCAGGGTGTGCACCAAAAGCAAGTATATCTGTTTTCATAGTATCAAAGATAAGCTATAAAATAAAAACTTCCCAAACATTATGAATGGGAAGTTTTAATATATCTAATTTAAATTTTAAATTATTATTTGTTGATCTCTGCATTTAATTTTACAGCATCCTGATACGTAGGATCTAACTGTAAAGACTTCGCTACATAATCTTTTGCTTTAGCAAGATCTGAATCTTTGCTCATGTATGCTACCGCGAAGTAAGCATAAGCAAGGGTTTGCTTGTTAGCTTCCTGATCAGCAGGTTTTACAGTACTGATGAACTTTTCGTAAGCAATCTTCGCAGCATCATTATTTCCTGCCTGCTGGTAAGAATACCCCTGGCTGTAATAAGCCGGAGCCCAATCAGGAAGAAGTGCTGACATTTTCTGCCATGTAAGGATAGCTCCGTTCCAGTTTTTAACATCCTGATAAGCAGTAGCTAATTTGAATAATGCATCAGAATCCTGGCTGTTAGCAGCTACTTGTTTCTTCAATGCTTCAATTGCCGGGTTTGTAGGTCCTTTATCAGCTTCTGCCTGAGAAGCGCCACCACCTCCCGCGATGTTTGCCAATTCTAAATCCCATTTCATTGTTTCGTCTTTTGCAGCTTTAGCAATAGCGATTTTTTGCTGAGATTCTGTAGTTAGAGCAGATTTCTTAGCAGCATCTTTTTCGTCTTTTGCTAATCCCGCAGCGATAAGCCCCTGTAAACCTTGGTCAGCTGGCAATACTCTTGTTTGTTCAGCCTGAGAAATGAAAGTATCCATATTCTGCTTGGCACCTGCATAATTTTTATCTGCATAGTCCTGGTAAGCTCTTAATTTGAATTTGATAGGATCTTCAATTTTATCAAAAATCTTATCTAATACAGTTTTAGAGTTTGCATAATCTTCGTTAGTGAAATATAACTTAGAAATCTCTAATTGAGTGTACGGATCTTCGTCAGCATATTTTGTATAGTTGATAAGGTCTTGTGTAGCCTTAGCATTTTGCTGGTATCTGATGTCATACCCAGCCATTGCTTTATATGCAGGAGCATAAGTAGGATCCACTCCAATTGCTTTATCAATATTTTGTTTTGCTTGTTGCCATTGTTGAGCAGCCATCCATAAAGTTGCCATTCTTGTGTAAACGGAAGCTTTGTTTTTAGCTAGTGGTAATGCTTTGTCATAAGCAGACATTGCTTCACCCGGAGCTCTTTTCAATCTGTAAGCATCTCCTAAAGTATAATAGTAATGTGCAGGAACTCCTTTCTTCTCAGCTTTTTCAATAGCTTTAGTCAGGTATTGAATTGCCAGATCCGGAGAACTGTTCTTTTCAAATAAAGTTAAAGCTTCAGCTGCTCTGAATAATACTTCAGCATCTTTTTCTTTAGAATCAGTTACGATTTTTTGAATTTCAGCAACAGCACTTTTATCGCCTTTTCCTAATTTTACGGTAGCTAAACCGATTTTGTTGACAAAGCTTTTAGCATCAGCAGCTAATCCTTTATTAAAATTTTCAGTAGCCTTTGCATAATCTGGCTCTCCTTGTTTTAAGAAAGTATTTCCTAAATAGAAGTAGTTTTCAGCTGTAGGCTCTTTAGCGATCATATCAGTGAAGTTTGTTTTTGCCTGAGCAAATTTATCACTGTCTATACTGTTAATACCATCCTGCAATGTCTGTGCAGAGGCAAAACCGGTAAAAAATACCACGGCTGCTCCAAAAGCAATCTTCTTTACATTCATATTCATTATATCTTTCATTTTATATTTTCTAAATAATTGAGTTATATTCTACACAATTTTCAGACCAAAACACTTAGTTTATTATAGCTAAATTGTGAAATTATATTTTTTAACGCATCTGTACCTCTCTTTTGTACAGGTTATAAGGCTGTAGGCCTTCTTTCTGAACGATTTTCTGTCCTAAGTGGGTACATGAAAATCTTATAAACCCATTTGCAATATTGAAATTGCCTTCATTTTCCAGGAAATAAAGAACTCTTGTAAACGGATACTCCATAGAACGAAGTCCGTCAAAATCCGCATTATATGATTTTCCTTTATCTACAACCGGAAGAACTTTAACCATTTCTCTAAGTTTCTCAGAAGTTTTATCATAAGGACGGCTAAATGTATTAAGCCCGATAACACCTATTTTATTAGGATGCTGTCCTAATTCTTCTATAATTTTCTGATTTCCGGGAATAATAGAATATTTAAGGTCTTTAGGCTGTTTTTTTAATTTCTCAGCCACAAAGTTCAGGTTACTGGAGTTTGTTCCGTCGAAAATAAACTCTTTATTATCTGAAAGCAATCCACTACTAATCTCATCCATTGAAATATTTTCTTTTGGAGAGTCTTTTGGGACTACAAAAACTACGGCATCTGCTGCGAATTTTGCAGGAAGAAACTTCAGATCTGTCCTTTCTTCGTATGTTTTTATTTCTTCAGGATTAAGGTTTCTTGACATTACGATTACCTTAGCATTGCCGTGCAATAGGTCTAGAAAGCCTAAATCTTCTTTTTTTGTCTCTACTTTAATACGCGTTTCAGGATAATTAATCATATAGCCATCAGCTAATGCTTCTGTAACGCTTTGAAAAGATTCATCGGTAAAAATCGTAAGATCACCTTTATTATAGGAAGGAGATTTCTCCTCTTTTTTGCAGCCTGCCAACACAATACTTATTGCGAAGACAAGTGCAATCTTAAAACTATTCTTCATCTTTCGATTTTTTGATTTTAGCAACTGCTCTATAGATTCTGAAAATACCATAAATAATCAAAACTGCTCCTAATGCATAGGCAATAGCAGGTTCTAAAATAGTAAAAAAGAATTTATAGATAATAACTACAATTCCTAAAACAATATAAAACAATCCCGTAACGAGGGATAACCAATTGAACATCATGTAACAAAAATACAAAAAAAATAAAAAGAGAAGCATAAGCCTCTCTTTTTATTTATATTCTGAATAAATAAGTCTAATTATTCAAAGTTCATAGTAAATGGTACGCTATAGTAAGATCTTACGCTTTCTCCATTTCTCTTAGCAGGAGTCCACTTTTTAAGTTTCTTAACTACACGAATTGCTTCATTGTTGAAGTCGCTATTTGGAGATTTCTCTTCAATAGTAACACCAGAAACAGTTCCGTCTTTTTCCACAACGAACTTAAGTTTAGCTTTAAGGGTACCTTCACCTCCTTCCATTAATGAAGTATCGAAGTTTTCTCCTAAGAATTTTCTTAATGCACCCATACCTCCAGGATATTCTGCAGACTGGTCTACATCTTTATAGATTTCGTTAGGGTTATTCGCTTTCACTTCTACAGTTGCAGTTTTTGTACCTGTAGATGGTGGTGGTGGCGGAGGTGTATAAGCCGGAGCTTTAACCCCTTCCTGATTATTCAAACCAGTTGTAGTTTCCAACTGCTTAGAAATTGGTGGAGGTGGAGTTTCAATCTTCGGAGCTTTTACAGGCTCAGGAACAACGTTCTGAATCACCTCAATTTTCGGCTCCTCTTTTGGAGGTGGCGGTGGTGGTGGTGGTTCTTCTTCTTTAGGCTGCTCGATAATCGGTTCTTCTTCAAGGATATCTACAAGATCTGCCTTTACTTCTTGCTTAGGCGGAGCTGTAAGATTCTTGATCGTAAGATAGATGAACGGAGACAAAGCTGCCAAAAGGAATAATGCTGTTCCGATAATAAATGACTTTGTTAAAAGTCTCGGATACTGATGTCTAAGATCATAGGCACCATATTCCTTGTTTCTATTTTCAAATACGATTTCGTCTAGAGTAAGATTCTGACCGTATACATTTTCATCTGCCATAGATTAGATATACAATTTTATGGTTAAATTACTTTGTAGCAGCCGGTGCAGCAGCACCTCCTATTTTCTTTTCATAAACAGCTTTCTCCCAAGCTTTCACATCGGTAACACCGTATTGCTCACTCTTAGTAATTGCCATTTCGTCAAGAATATCAACAAAGTTCTTATATACAGCATCGTCAGTTGGCTTAATGATCACGGTAAATTTCGTTTGATCTGCAGCTCTAGATTTTGCCTGCTGAATTACTTTTCTAATACCTTCTCTATCAAGGGTTGTTTCTAAAAGAGTCTGGTCATTCAAAGATGTAGCATCCTGTTGGTGCCAGAAAACTCTATTATCTTTTCCTAATAAGATAGAAATTGAGTTAGAAAGTTTAATTTCTGTTGGTGGAGGTTTAGGAGCATCAGGCTTTGGTTTAGCCGGAAGACCTAAGTCCATAACATTCGGTTTACTGAATGTAGTTGTGAACATAAAGAAGGTAATCAATAGGAAACCTAAGTCCACCATCGGAGTCATATCGACTCTGGTACTCTGCTTCTTGGAACGGACCTTGCCGCCCTTGCCGCCTTTTTCTTGTACTTGTACTTCTGCCATTTCTATCGATATTATTCGTTAGGTTTACCTTCTTGTGATGTAATCAACCAAAATTTAAGAAAATCAATATCTCTTAAACCTTCAAACAGGCCTTTAACTTTAGGGTATTGAGTTGTAACGTCACCTTTAATCGCTAACTTGTAGTCAGGGTTAACGCTCAAACTTTCTTTTACCCAGTCAATTAATTGCTTATTTGTACTGTCCATAGGAATACCTGTAGGACTCTTATAATTTTTCTGCTCATCTGCAGGCATATCCAAGTAACCTTTTAATTGGTTCATTGGAACTCCGATTGCCTGAACTTTCTGGAACGCCGCCTTTTGGTTGTTGTCAAAAGTAATTCCATACTTTTTTCCCATTTTATCCAAAAGAGCAACTCTTTCTGATGCATTTTCTACTGGTTGGAAATAGAATTTTCCGTCCGGAGTAGCGTTGATAGTCATTAAACTAGCATCAGGAAGCAATTTTTCCGAAATTGAAGATGGCGGTTTGATCTGCTCCACGTCAGGTTTTTTAAACTGAGTGGTCAAGATAAAGAACGTAAGAAGTAGGAACGCAACGTCACACATTGCGGTCATGTCCGTCACTACTCCATGTCTTTTAGGTTTGACTCTCGCCATTATTATAAAATATTTTTAATTAAACTTCTTTTAATTGCTAATGCAAATTTCTTGCTAATTCTTAGTTGAATTCAGCGAAAGACTGCTGGATGCTCATAGAGATCTC from Chryseobacterium indologenes encodes the following:
- a CDS encoding PstS family phosphate ABC transporter substrate-binding protein, with the protein product MKNSFKIALVFAISIVLAGCKKEEKSPSYNKGDLTIFTDESFQSVTEALADGYMINYPETRIKVETKKEDLGFLDLLHGNAKVIVMSRNLNPEEIKTYEERTDLKFLPAKFAADAVVFVVPKDSPKENISMDEISSGLLSDNKEFIFDGTNSSNLNFVAEKLKKQPKDLKYSIIPGNQKIIEELGQHPNKIGVIGLNTFSRPYDKTSEKLREMVKVLPVVDKGKSYNADFDGLRSMEYPFTRVLYFLENEGNFNIANGFIRFSCTHLGQKIVQKEGLQPYNLYKREVQMR
- a CDS encoding tetratricopeptide repeat protein is translated as MKDIMNMNVKKIAFGAAVVFFTGFASAQTLQDGINSIDSDKFAQAKTNFTDMIAKEPTAENYFYLGNTFLKQGEPDYAKATENFNKGLAADAKSFVNKIGLATVKLGKGDKSAVAEIQKIVTDSKEKDAEVLFRAAEALTLFEKNSSPDLAIQYLTKAIEKAEKKGVPAHYYYTLGDAYRLKRAPGEAMSAYDKALPLAKNKASVYTRMATLWMAAQQWQQAKQNIDKAIGVDPTYAPAYKAMAGYDIRYQQNAKATQDLINYTKYADEDPYTQLEISKLYFTNEDYANSKTVLDKIFDKIEDPIKFKLRAYQDYADKNYAGAKQNMDTFISQAEQTRVLPADQGLQGLIAAGLAKDEKDAAKKSALTTESQQKIAIAKAAKDETMKWDLELANIAGGGGASQAEADKGPTNPAIEALKKQVAANSQDSDALFKLATAYQDVKNWNGAILTWQKMSALLPDWAPAYYSQGYSYQQAGNNDAAKIAYEKFISTVKPADQEANKQTLAYAYFAVAYMSKDSDLAKAKDYVAKSLQLDPTYQDAVKLNAEINK
- a CDS encoding ExbD/TolR family protein; translation: MAEVQVQEKGGKGGKVRSKKQSTRVDMTPMVDLGFLLITFFMFTTTFSKPNVMDLGLPAKPKPDAPKPPPTEIKLSNSISILLGKDNRVFWHQQDATSLNDQTLLETTLDREGIRKVIQQAKSRAADQTKFTVIIKPTDDAVYKNFVDILDEMAITKSEQYGVTDVKAWEKAVYEKKIGGAAAPAATK
- the bshB1 gene encoding bacillithiol biosynthesis deacetylase BshB1, with protein sequence MKTDILAFGAHPDDVELGCGGTIAKMVSEGKKCVVIDLTRGELGTRGTDETRKAEAAEAAKILGLSARENLGMKDGFLVNSEEYQMRIVKMIRKYQPEIVLANAIDDRHPDHAKGAKLVSDACFLSGLRKIETVMDGEAQEVWRPKHVFHYIQWKDIKPEFVIDISEFLDKKIASCMAYKTQFYDPTSTEPETPITTKDFYESLTYRAQDLGRLSGVAYAEGFTSERLISLKNFDGIVW
- a CDS encoding energy transducer TonB → MADENVYGQNLTLDEIVFENRNKEYGAYDLRHQYPRLLTKSFIIGTALFLLAALSPFIYLTIKNLTAPPKQEVKADLVDILEEEPIIEQPKEEEPPPPPPPPKEEPKIEVIQNVVPEPVKAPKIETPPPPISKQLETTTGLNNQEGVKAPAYTPPPPPPSTGTKTATVEVKANNPNEIYKDVDQSAEYPGGMGALRKFLGENFDTSLMEGGEGTLKAKLKFVVEKDGTVSGVTIEEKSPNSDFNNEAIRVVKKLKKWTPAKRNGESVRSYYSVPFTMNFE
- a CDS encoding DUF4132 domain-containing protein: MEITKKLESKKLVKNFYEKQRKDLLEHSEQKVPSSLFPDRPILKKEVAELGKLLKGKPNYFERVNLGSKDAEKLKEYFKPDIWEDQDYFDLLIYLFGENAELVKYAWGKMPYKMYQTNYSRRSFRAPHNEHYIFLNQVNLIRELMIFPYIYSYNGDQNFDLSLEEQIIYDHELIHNSSRFYIWSAAMDAGNTMIYQLIEDIIFNKHPEGKVSLNIIKALLNSEQKKCWELVEKLLLAAQRQEGLRQTILEALDETSIGALEYMTNVIIEQKLTRFSSVVRAIDTWTGLGWEAEKESVVKNVLSMADYYFKNPEAIPKAIKSKNNTEVYMALWVQGVWDVEKTVPYLHQLFDEGDVEKKCLAIKFAIETADPYIQMPLYYKAVQDGNIQVLAFMGYAMSILLSANTDSKFYINNPDYPEFFEKLHALTLTIEVKEKKFEGKIFSWLNAVFKKSDLYASMFYLVGTDSQKLDMVLSYFDHFDLSLRELLTRNILGEFYCYSLSYGLGKKKKEVTPFQKEFAFKILKDRGEALIASGINVLMQNPLNKEGIMNFFDLFKRKGGVLRKKLIELVVAQEDRVIVPLVDELISKGGLEQRAASLDVMLQLQKEKRGSSQITIWTQQYAERTKISEREKGLLEQINPSEGQSILSEENGYGFYDPEAISTFTLPTVDSQSLYAQSVKKNKYGFTRSVEYIKDELKKLNQLYLKHKDYEYEAEGWDGSSETVLLGNSFRALKYNTEGFSSEQITENYPLHEVWEKWFKDSGLYPQDLFLLTFIEHCDRKKFREFLENYVFYHKDFIPNPLKNGYYWDNPVMKILEILQYKFSFLEKADFLIDACSTLFANLPEEVISYKSKDNDYYYSYRGNGWQQLGFFNVFLDAIPYKGLTDQQYIKKWYLSRWAQLTGLRENINLTAPQFYLFCKAYELKLITQQELYEGILTADSAIRDLTRGKLINSNENLLEEFPFLKPMIEGIQDKFLDIELIRGDANTTVSHFVQEFQKIYGAHRFVQILKGLGKSGLYANYIYAYAKENMTKQKLFSKLISDCYPLESDTQKSFNEMIKKEKITELRLIQAAVYAPQWQSFISSYLGWKGLDSAIWWMHAHTKTGAYEEQNAKLESEVAKYSSVDIQEFKDGAVDKDWFIKAYKELGKSRWEMLYESAKYISDGNGHRRARLYSDTLSGSLKIKEVTAKVKDKRDQDYLRVYGLVPLSKANPEKDVLSRYEYIQQFKKESREFGSMKQASEALAIRVALENLARNAGYPDPIRLTWAMETKQIQALLSKETQVTIDGITVGLIIEDNGKAELVVFRDDKQLKSIPPKIKKDKAIVELTGNRKIMRDQWTRSRKGLEEAMVRGDEFLLKEIKTLFEHPVIVKHLEKLVFISSDHTIGFYHDGSLINAHGEIQELNEENSLRIAHCVDLHEHSVWSDYQHYCFKEKLIQPFKQVFRELYIPTSDELKEKSVSRRYAGHQIQPKQALALLKTRGWKVDYEEGLQKVYHKEGFQVKLYAMADWFSPADIESPTLETIEFHSLKDYKNIPFEKIDPRLFSEVMRDVDLVVSVAHVGGVDPEVSHSSIEMRAVLMKETARLFKLDNIKIEGTHVLIKGQMAEYSVHLGSAVVHQIPGVYLSILPVHSQHRGRLFLPFADDDPKSAEVLSKVLLLAKDNEIQDPTILSQIKREYV
- a CDS encoding ExbD/TolR family protein, which translates into the protein MARVKPKRHGVVTDMTAMCDVAFLLLTFFILTTQFKKPDVEQIKPPSSISEKLLPDASLMTINATPDGKFYFQPVENASERVALLDKMGKKYGITFDNNQKAAFQKVQAIGVPMNQLKGYLDMPADEQKNYKSPTGIPMDSTNKQLIDWVKESLSVNPDYKLAIKGDVTTQYPKVKGLFEGLRDIDFLKFWLITSQEGKPNE
- a CDS encoding DUF308 domain-containing protein, with product MMFNWLSLVTGLFYIVLGIVVIIYKFFFTILEPAIAYALGAVLIIYGIFRIYRAVAKIKKSKDEE